One segment of Ricinus communis isolate WT05 ecotype wild-type chromosome 8, ASM1957865v1, whole genome shotgun sequence DNA contains the following:
- the LOC8265347 gene encoding uncharacterized protein LOC8265347 produces MADIVKEILARPIQLADQVTKSADEAQSFKQDCLELKAKTEKLATLLRQAARASNDLYERPTRRIIDDTEQVLDKALALVIKCRATGIMKRMFTIIPSGAFRKTSMQLENSIGDVSWLLRVSASAGDRDDEYLGLPPIAANEPILCLIWEQVAILFTGSLEERSDAAASLVSLARDNDRYGKLIIEEGGVPPLLKLAKEGKMEGQENAARAIGLLGRDPESVEQIVNAGVCSVFAKILKEGHMKVQLVVAWAVSELAANHPKCQDHFAQNNIIRFLVSHLAFETVQEHSKYTIASKQTMSIHSVLMASNDSNEKGEHEDEKSKISHPMNNSTPSQMHNVITNTLAMKNQNPNTITKPNQSQSPTKNMPPLANQVKGNQNNARQQKGHPQHHVLTGTSIKGREFEDPGTKAQMKAMAARALWQLCIGNVTICRSITESRALLCFAVLLEKGPDDVQSYSAMALMEITAVAEQTSDLRRSAFKPTSPAAKAVVDQMLKVIEKADSVLLTPCVKAIGNLARTFRATETRIIGPLVKLLDEREPEITMEAAIALNKFAAAENFLCVNHSKAIISAGGAKHLIQLVYFGEQMVQIPSLILLCYISLNCPDSEVLANEEVLIVLEWSSKQAHLTHEPTIESLLQDAKSRLELYQSRGSRGFH; encoded by the coding sequence ATGGCGGACATTGTTAAAGAGATCTTGGCAAGGCCAATACAATTAGCAGACCAAGTTACAAAATCAGCCGACGAGGCACAATCATTTAAACAAGATTGTTTGGAGCTCAAAGCCAAAACAGAAAAGCTCGCTACACTTTTGAGACAGGCAGCTCGTGCTAGCAATGACCTTTATGAACGTCCAACAAGACGTATCATTGATGACACAGAGCAAGTTCTTGACAAAGCACTCGCTCTTGTCATCAAATGCCGCGCTACAGGCATCATGAAACGTATGTTTACCATCATCCCTTCCGGCGCCTTTCGGAAAACATCAATGCAACTCGAGAATTCGATAGGCGATGTTTCATGGCTTTTGCGCGTCTCAGCTTCGGCAGGTGATCGCGATGATGAGTATTTAGGATTGCCTCCTATTGCCGCTAATGAGCCAATTCTGTGTCTCATCTGGGAACAAGTTGCCATactttttacagggtcgttagAGGAGAGGTCTGATGCTGCAGCTTCATTGGTTTCGTTGGCTAGAGATAATGATCGGTACGGGAAGTTGATTATAGAGGAAGGTGGAGTTCCTCCATTGTTGAAGTTGGCTAAAGAAGGGAAAATGGAGGGTCAAGAAAATGCTGCAAGAGCCATCGGATTGCTAGGACGTGACCCCGAAAGCGTCGAACAGATAGTGAATGCTGGTGTTTGTAGTGTGTTTGCGAAAATCCTCAAAGAAGGTCATATGAAAGTTCAGCTAGTGGTGGCTTGGGCTGTTTCCGAATTGGCTGCAAATCATCCTAAATGTCAAGACCATTTTGcacaaaataatatcattcGGTTTCTTGTTAGTCATCTTGCTTTTGAGACGGTTCAAGAGCACAGCAAGTATACAATTGCAAGCAAGCAAACTATGTCGATTCATTCAGTTCTAATGGCTAGTAATGACTCCAATGAGAAAGGAGAGCATGAAGatgaaaaatcaaaaatttctcaTCCAATGAACAATTCCACTCCTAGTCAAATGCACAATGTTATAACCAACACTTTGGCAATGAAGAATCAGAATCCTAACACTATCACCAAGCCAAACCAATCACAAAGTCCTACAAAAAATATGCCCCCTCTTGCCAACCAGGTGAAAGGCAACCAAAACAATGCCAGACAACAAAAGGGTCATCCACAACATCATGTTTTAACTGGTACTAGCATCAAAGGGAGGGAATTCGAAGATCCTGGTACAAAAGCACAGATGAAGGCAATGGCAGCAAGAGCACTTTGGCAGCTCTGCATAGGGAATGTCACCATATGTCGCAGCATAACAGAGTCGCGGGCACTTTTATGCTTCGCGGTTTTGTTAGAGAAGGGTCCTGATGATGTTCAATCCTATTCTGCAATGGCATTGATGGAAATCACAGCTGTAGCTGAGCAAACATCTGACTTAAGACGGTCGGCTTTCAAGCCTACATCCCCTGCTGCCAAAGCAGTGGTTGATCAAATGCTCAAAGTAATCGAAAAGGCAGACTCGGTCCTCCTCACACCTTGCGTCAAAGCTATCGGTAACTTGGCAAGGACCTTTCGAGCAACGGAAACCAGAATCATTGGGCCATTAGTGAAGCTACTAGATGAAAGGGAACCTGAGATTACAATGGAAGCAGCAATTGCGCTTAACAAGTTCGCAGCCGCAGAAAACTTCCTTTGTGTCAATCATTCAAAGGCAATCATCAGCGCAGGAGGTGCCAAGCATCTAATTCAACTGGTCTACTTCGGAGAACAAATGGTTCAGATTCCTTCACTGATTCTATTATGCTACATTTCATTAAACTGCCCAGACAGCGAGGTTCTTGCAAATGAAGAGGTGCTTATTGTGCTAGAATGGTCATCAAAGCAGGCACATTTGACCCATGAACCAACAATTGAATCACTATTACAAGATGCAAAGAGTAGATTGGAACTCTATCAATCAAGAGGTTCAAGAGGATTCCATTAG